A genomic region of Desulfosarcina ovata subsp. ovata contains the following coding sequences:
- a CDS encoding HD domain-containing phosphohydrolase, producing the protein MRSAVPANQRSFRYTYQTLEPFEELRPASRWGAPHQKRLNGTGYPFGFDNDDLPLGAGIMAVADAPRRNAALGEHGGGRHHDHGGPALRPGCPHARGVTPWQGRLRWDIGTWVKRKYDGVGSVEIGPALLDIEAWCGCRAAEGNLT; encoded by the coding sequence CTGCGGTCTGCCGTACCGGCAAACCAACGGTCATTCCGTTATACCTATCAGACCTTGGAGCCCTTCGAGGAGCTGCGCCCGGCCAGTCGATGGGGAGCGCCACATCAGAAGCGGCTCAACGGTACGGGATACCCTTTCGGATTCGATAACGACGATTTGCCTCTCGGTGCCGGAATTATGGCCGTTGCCGATGCCCCACGGCGAAATGCGGCCCTCGGGGAACACGGCGGTGGCCGCCACCATGACCATGGCGGCCCCGCCTTACGGCCCGGCTGCCCACATGCACGGGGTGTCACGCCGTGGCAAGGCCGTCTGCGCTGGGATATTGGCACATGGGTGAAACGAAAATACGATGGGGTCGGTTCGGTAGAGATCGGGCCGGCGTTGCTTGACATCGAAGCGTGGTGTGGC